The following coding sequences lie in one Burkholderia cepacia genomic window:
- a CDS encoding gamma-glutamyl-gamma-aminobutyrate hydrolase family protein produces the protein MERKPLVGLTADLTQIGAHASHTIGDKYVAAIVDGAHAFAMVLPALGERQSVDDVLATVDGLLFTGSYSNVEPHLYGGEPSAPGTKHDPARDATTLPLLRAAIAAGVPVLAVCRGFQELNVVCGGTLHQRVHEVPGLADHREDDDAPMDTQYGPAHVVRLTPGGKLHALAGGRDEVLVNSLHKQGIAQLGSGLAVEAVAPDGLIEAVSVVDAPAFALAVQWHPEWRHAQDPLSSAIFRAFGEACRARRTARTRAMAAAALA, from the coding sequence ATGGAAAGGAAACCCCTCGTCGGCCTCACCGCCGACCTCACGCAAATCGGCGCACACGCGTCGCACACGATCGGCGACAAATACGTCGCCGCGATCGTCGACGGCGCGCACGCGTTCGCGATGGTGCTGCCCGCGCTCGGCGAGCGCCAGTCGGTCGACGACGTGCTCGCCACGGTCGACGGGCTGCTGTTTACCGGCAGCTACTCGAACGTCGAGCCGCACCTGTATGGCGGCGAACCGAGCGCGCCCGGCACGAAGCACGACCCGGCACGCGATGCGACGACGTTGCCGCTGCTGCGCGCCGCGATCGCCGCGGGCGTGCCCGTGCTGGCCGTCTGCCGCGGCTTCCAGGAGCTGAACGTCGTCTGCGGCGGCACGCTGCACCAGCGCGTGCATGAAGTGCCGGGCCTCGCCGATCACCGCGAGGACGACGATGCGCCGATGGACACGCAATACGGCCCCGCGCACGTCGTGCGCCTGACGCCCGGCGGCAAGCTGCACGCACTCGCCGGCGGCCGCGACGAAGTGCTCGTGAACTCGCTGCACAAACAGGGCATCGCGCAGCTCGGCTCCGGCCTCGCCGTCGAAGCCGTCGCACCGGACGGCCTGATCGAGGCCGTGAGTGTCGTCGACGCACCGGCTTTCGCACTCGCCGTGCAGTGGCACCCCGAATGGCGCCATGCGCAGGACCCGCTGTCGAGCGCGATCTTCCGCGCCTTCGGCGAAGCCTGCCGCGCCCGCCGCACTGCCCGCACGCGCGCCATGGCCGCCGCCGCGCTCGCCTGA
- a CDS encoding glutamine synthetase family protein, with product MQDIESFLKQHRITEVEAIIPDMAGIARGKITPRNKFTSGESMRLPQAVMVQTVTGEYPEDGSLTGVTDPDMVCVPDESTIRLIPWAIDPTAQVIHDCVHFDGSPVEISPRYVLRRVLDLYKAKGWKPVVAPELEFYLVDMNKDPDLPLRPPVGRTGRPETGRQSYSIEAVNEFDPLFEDIYEYCEAQNLDIDTLIHEVGAAQMEINFMHGDALSLADQVFLFKRTVREAALRHNMYATFMAKPMEDEPGSAMHVHQSIVDEETGQNLFTSQETGGATSMFYNYLAGLQKYTPALMPIFAPYINSYRRLSRFMAAPINVQWGYDNRTVGFRIPHSGPSARRIENRIPGVDCNPYLALAATLAAGYLGMTQRLEPTEPLVSDGYDLPYQLPRNLEEGLTLMAACEPLGEILGHKFLKAYFALKETEYEAFFRVISSWERRHLLLHV from the coding sequence ATGCAAGACATCGAAAGCTTTCTGAAGCAACACCGGATCACCGAAGTCGAGGCGATCATTCCCGACATGGCCGGCATCGCGCGCGGCAAGATCACGCCGCGCAACAAATTCACCTCCGGCGAATCGATGCGCCTGCCGCAAGCCGTGATGGTGCAGACCGTCACCGGCGAATATCCGGAAGACGGCTCGCTCACCGGCGTGACCGACCCCGACATGGTGTGCGTGCCCGACGAATCGACGATCCGCCTGATCCCGTGGGCCATCGACCCGACCGCCCAGGTGATCCACGACTGCGTGCACTTCGACGGCTCGCCGGTCGAGATTTCGCCGCGCTACGTGCTGCGCCGCGTGCTCGACCTGTACAAGGCGAAGGGCTGGAAGCCGGTCGTCGCACCGGAACTCGAGTTCTACCTCGTCGACATGAACAAGGACCCGGACCTGCCGCTGCGTCCGCCGGTCGGCCGCACGGGCCGCCCCGAAACGGGCCGCCAGTCGTATTCGATCGAGGCCGTCAACGAGTTCGACCCGCTGTTCGAGGACATCTACGAGTACTGCGAGGCACAGAACCTCGACATCGACACGCTGATCCACGAAGTCGGCGCCGCGCAGATGGAGATCAACTTCATGCACGGCGACGCGCTGTCGCTGGCCGACCAGGTGTTCCTGTTCAAGCGCACGGTGCGCGAGGCCGCGCTGCGTCACAACATGTACGCGACGTTCATGGCCAAGCCGATGGAAGACGAACCGGGTTCGGCGATGCACGTGCACCAGAGCATCGTCGACGAGGAGACGGGCCAGAACCTGTTCACGTCGCAGGAAACCGGCGGCGCAACGTCGATGTTCTACAACTACCTCGCGGGGCTGCAGAAGTACACGCCGGCGCTGATGCCGATCTTCGCGCCGTACATCAACTCGTACCGCCGGCTGTCGCGCTTCATGGCCGCGCCGATCAACGTGCAGTGGGGCTACGACAACCGCACGGTCGGCTTCCGCATCCCGCACTCGGGCCCGTCGGCACGCCGCATCGAGAACCGCATCCCGGGCGTCGACTGCAACCCGTACCTCGCGCTTGCCGCGACGCTCGCGGCCGGCTACCTCGGCATGACGCAGCGCCTGGAGCCGACCGAGCCGCTCGTCAGCGACGGCTACGACCTGCCGTACCAGTTGCCGCGCAACCTCGAGGAAGGGCTGACGCTGATGGCCGCGTGCGAACCGCTCGGCGAGATCCTCGGCCACAAGTTCCTGAAGGCGTATTTCGCGCTGAAGGAAACCGAATACGAAGCGTTCTTCCGCGTGATCAGCTCGTGGGAACGCCGCCATCTGCTGCTGCACGTTTAA
- a CDS encoding aspartate aminotransferase family protein gives MTYRNESAWIQPAAPAAAPRAAQARTTAEYRALDAAHHIHPFSDMGALNRAGSRVIVKADGVYLWDSEGNKVIDGMAGLWCVNVGYGRKELADAAYRQLQELPFYNTFFKTTHPPVIELSAMLAEVTPAGFNHFFYCNSGSEGNDTVLRLVHQYWRVQGKPQKKYVISRKNGYHGSTIAGGTLGGMGYMHEQMPSKVEHIVHIDQPYFFGEAQPGETPEAFGLARAQQLEAKILELGAENVAAFIGEPFQGAGGVIFPPSTYWPEIQRICRKYDILLVADEVIGGFGRTGEWFAHQHFGFEPDLITMAKGLTSGYVPMGAVGIHERVARPIIDNGEFNHGLTYSGHPVAAAVAVANLKLLRDEGIVERVKNDTGPYFQALMRETFARHPIVGEVHGHGLVASLQLAESPADRRRFANGGDVGTICRDFCFNGNLIMRATGDRMLLSPPLVITRQEIDELVSKAKKAVDATAQQLGIS, from the coding sequence ATGACTTACCGCAACGAATCTGCCTGGATCCAGCCGGCCGCGCCGGCCGCCGCGCCGCGCGCAGCACAGGCACGCACGACCGCCGAATACCGCGCGCTCGACGCCGCGCACCACATCCACCCGTTCTCGGACATGGGCGCGCTGAACCGCGCCGGCAGCCGCGTGATCGTGAAGGCCGACGGCGTCTACCTGTGGGATTCGGAAGGCAACAAGGTGATCGACGGGATGGCCGGCCTGTGGTGCGTGAACGTCGGCTACGGCCGCAAGGAACTCGCCGACGCCGCGTATCGCCAGCTGCAGGAACTGCCGTTCTACAACACGTTCTTCAAGACCACGCACCCGCCGGTGATCGAACTCTCCGCGATGCTCGCGGAAGTCACGCCGGCCGGCTTCAACCACTTCTTCTATTGCAACAGCGGCTCGGAAGGCAACGACACCGTGCTGCGCCTCGTGCACCAGTACTGGCGCGTGCAGGGCAAGCCGCAGAAGAAATACGTGATCTCGCGCAAGAACGGCTACCACGGCTCGACGATCGCAGGCGGCACGCTCGGCGGGATGGGCTACATGCACGAGCAGATGCCGTCGAAGGTCGAGCACATCGTGCACATCGACCAGCCGTATTTCTTCGGCGAAGCGCAGCCGGGCGAAACGCCGGAAGCGTTCGGCCTCGCCCGCGCGCAGCAGCTCGAAGCGAAGATTCTCGAACTCGGCGCGGAGAACGTCGCCGCGTTCATCGGCGAGCCGTTCCAGGGCGCGGGCGGCGTGATCTTCCCGCCGTCGACGTACTGGCCGGAAATCCAGCGGATCTGCCGCAAGTACGACATCCTGCTCGTGGCCGACGAGGTGATCGGCGGCTTCGGCCGGACCGGCGAATGGTTCGCGCACCAGCACTTCGGCTTCGAGCCGGATCTGATCACGATGGCCAAGGGCCTCACGTCGGGCTACGTGCCGATGGGCGCGGTCGGCATTCACGAGCGTGTGGCGCGGCCGATCATCGACAACGGCGAATTCAATCACGGGCTCACGTACTCAGGCCACCCGGTGGCGGCGGCCGTCGCGGTCGCGAACCTGAAGCTGCTGCGCGACGAAGGGATCGTCGAGCGCGTGAAGAACGACACCGGCCCGTACTTCCAGGCGCTGATGCGCGAGACCTTCGCGCGTCACCCCATCGTCGGCGAGGTGCACGGTCACGGCCTCGTCGCGAGCCTGCAGCTCGCCGAATCGCCGGCCGATCGCCGTCGCTTCGCGAACGGCGGCGACGTCGGCACGATCTGCCGCGACTTCTGCTTCAACGGCAACCTGATCATGCGTGCGACCGGCGACCGGATGCTGCTGTCGCCGCCGCTCGTGATCACGCGCCAGGAAATCGATGAACTCGTGTCGAAGGCAAAGAAGGCCGTCGATGCAACCGCCCAGCAACTGGGTATTTCGTAA
- a CDS encoding polyamine ABC transporter substrate-binding protein translates to MRACFLRQACSVAALAAAAAFTSVASPSAHAEDLNVYNWSDYIAPDTIPNFQKQTGIHVKYDNYDSDDTLQAKLLAGSSGYDIVVPTSNYMAKQIQAGVYQKLDKSKLPNLANLDPLLMKMISDADPGNQYGVPWAYGTDGIGYNAQAVKKALGDKAPVDSWALVFDPANMEKLKGCGVSFLDQAVDVFAATLQYMGKDPNSKNPGDYQAAFEVLKKVRPYITQFNSSGYINDLANNDVCVALGWSGDVGIAHRRSAEAKRSYDIKFSNPKEGGLLWFDVMVIPKDAPHPEAALKWINYVSDPKVNAAITNTVFYPTANKAAHQFVTPGVAQDPTVYPPEDVLKKMVLMKPMPADILRLQNRLWAQLKTGH, encoded by the coding sequence ATGCGTGCCTGCTTTCTTCGCCAAGCCTGTTCTGTTGCCGCCCTCGCCGCCGCGGCAGCGTTCACGTCAGTCGCCAGTCCGTCGGCGCATGCCGAGGACCTGAACGTCTACAACTGGTCCGACTACATCGCACCGGACACGATCCCGAACTTCCAGAAGCAGACGGGCATCCACGTCAAGTACGACAACTACGACAGCGACGACACGCTTCAGGCGAAGCTGCTTGCCGGCAGTTCGGGCTACGACATCGTCGTGCCGACGTCGAACTACATGGCCAAGCAGATCCAGGCCGGCGTGTACCAGAAGCTCGACAAGTCGAAGCTGCCGAACCTCGCGAACCTCGATCCGCTGCTGATGAAGATGATCTCCGACGCCGATCCGGGCAACCAGTACGGCGTGCCCTGGGCCTACGGCACGGACGGCATCGGCTACAACGCGCAGGCGGTGAAGAAGGCACTCGGCGACAAGGCGCCGGTCGACAGCTGGGCACTGGTGTTCGACCCGGCCAACATGGAAAAGCTGAAGGGCTGCGGCGTGTCGTTCCTCGACCAGGCCGTCGACGTGTTCGCCGCCACGCTGCAGTACATGGGCAAGGATCCGAACAGCAAGAACCCCGGCGATTACCAGGCAGCCTTCGAAGTCCTGAAGAAAGTCCGCCCGTACATCACCCAGTTCAACTCGTCCGGCTACATCAACGACCTCGCGAACAACGACGTGTGCGTCGCGCTCGGCTGGTCGGGCGACGTCGGCATCGCGCATCGCCGCTCGGCCGAAGCGAAGCGTTCGTACGACATCAAGTTCTCGAACCCGAAGGAAGGCGGCCTGCTGTGGTTTGACGTGATGGTGATCCCGAAGGATGCACCGCACCCCGAGGCCGCACTGAAGTGGATCAACTACGTGTCCGATCCGAAGGTCAACGCGGCGATCACCAACACGGTGTTCTATCCGACCGCGAACAAGGCCGCGCACCAGTTCGTCACGCCGGGCGTCGCGCAGGATCCGACCGTCTACCCGCCGGAAGACGTGCTGAAGAAAATGGTGCTGATGAAGCCGATGCCGGCCGACATCCTGCGCCTCCAGAACCGCCTGTGGGCCCAATTGAAGACCGGCCACTGA
- a CDS encoding ABC transporter ATP-binding protein, protein MQSIPSSAAARQTQPAAAARPQNDAFVRIENVVKKFGDSTAVDNVNLTIAKNELFALLGSSGCGKSTLLRMLAGLETATSGKIFVDGEDLASLPPYRRPVNMMFQSYALFPHMTVESNVAFGLKQEGTPKNEIKERVADALALVQMSKYAQRKPHQLSGGQQQRVALARSLVKRPKLLLLDEPMSALDKKIRQKTQLELVNIIEKVDVTCVMVTHDQEEAMTMASRLAVMSEGKIVQIGAPGEVYEFPNSRFSAEFIGSTNLFEGRVVEDEPDHIFVESDDLEARMYVSHGITGPLGMPVGISVRPERIHVSREKPGSKHNWARGVVTDIAYMGSYSLYHVRLPSGKTVVSNLSSSHLMSDNAPAWNDDVFVSWSPASGVVLTQ, encoded by the coding sequence ATGCAATCGATACCCTCTTCCGCTGCTGCAAGACAGACCCAACCGGCCGCCGCGGCCCGCCCGCAAAACGACGCATTTGTGCGCATCGAAAACGTCGTGAAGAAATTCGGCGACAGCACGGCCGTCGACAACGTGAACCTGACGATCGCGAAAAACGAGCTGTTCGCGCTGCTCGGCAGCTCGGGCTGCGGCAAGTCCACGCTGCTGCGCATGCTCGCCGGGCTGGAAACGGCGACCTCCGGCAAGATCTTCGTCGACGGCGAGGACCTCGCGTCGCTGCCGCCGTACCGCCGCCCGGTGAACATGATGTTCCAGTCGTACGCGCTGTTCCCGCACATGACGGTCGAATCGAACGTCGCATTCGGCCTGAAGCAGGAAGGCACGCCGAAGAACGAGATCAAGGAGCGCGTGGCCGATGCGCTCGCGCTCGTGCAGATGAGCAAGTACGCGCAGCGCAAGCCGCATCAGCTCTCCGGTGGCCAGCAGCAGCGCGTCGCGCTGGCCCGCTCGCTGGTCAAGCGCCCGAAGCTCCTGCTGCTCGACGAGCCGATGTCGGCGCTCGACAAGAAGATCCGCCAGAAGACCCAGCTCGAACTCGTGAACATCATCGAGAAGGTCGACGTGACCTGCGTGATGGTCACGCACGACCAGGAAGAGGCGATGACGATGGCCAGCCGCCTCGCGGTGATGAGCGAAGGCAAGATCGTGCAGATCGGCGCGCCGGGTGAAGTCTACGAATTCCCGAACAGCCGCTTCTCGGCCGAATTCATCGGCTCGACCAACCTGTTCGAAGGCCGCGTCGTCGAGGACGAACCCGATCACATCTTTGTCGAGAGCGACGACCTCGAAGCGCGCATGTACGTGAGCCACGGCATCACCGGGCCGCTCGGGATGCCGGTCGGCATCTCGGTGCGCCCGGAGCGCATCCACGTGTCGCGCGAGAAACCGGGTTCGAAACACAACTGGGCGCGCGGCGTCGTGACCGACATCGCGTACATGGGCAGCTACTCGCTGTACCACGTGCGCCTGCCGAGCGGCAAGACGGTGGTGTCGAACCTGTCGAGCTCGCACCTGATGAGCGACAACGCGCCGGCCTGGAACGACGACGTGTTCGTGTCGTGGTCGCCGGCCAGCGGCGTCGTGCTGACGCAATGA
- a CDS encoding ABC transporter permease subunit: MRTSASTPSTPVSAGAASTGAGRSRPGRFAALSRFLPSGRSVAIGVPFLWLAVFFALPFVLVLKISFADQVMGIPPYTSLVEFKDGVVHFALQLSHYAFLLQDDLYIATYLSSLKMAAVSTVLCLLIGYPMAYYIARSEPNRRNVLMMAVMLPFWTSFLIRVYAWIGILKDDGLLNHTLIALGIIHTPLRLYHSDAGVYIGMVYSYLPFMVMPLYAHLVKMDLTLLEAAYDLGAKPWVAFTRITLPLSKNGIIAGSLLVFIPAVGEYVIPELLGGADTLMIGRVMWDEFFNNMDWPMASAVTVAMVLLLLVPMALFQYYQVKELEEAK; encoded by the coding sequence ATGAGAACCTCTGCTTCCACGCCTTCCACGCCGGTGTCTGCCGGCGCCGCGAGCACCGGCGCCGGCCGGTCGCGCCCGGGCCGCTTCGCCGCGCTGTCGCGCTTCCTGCCGTCGGGCCGAAGCGTCGCGATCGGCGTGCCGTTCCTGTGGCTCGCGGTGTTCTTCGCGCTGCCGTTCGTGCTGGTGCTGAAGATCAGCTTCGCCGACCAGGTGATGGGCATCCCGCCGTACACGTCGCTCGTCGAGTTCAAGGACGGCGTCGTGCACTTCGCGCTGCAGCTGTCGCACTACGCGTTCCTGCTGCAGGACGACCTGTACATCGCGACCTACCTCAGCTCGCTGAAGATGGCCGCCGTGTCGACCGTACTGTGCCTGCTGATCGGCTATCCGATGGCGTACTACATCGCGCGCTCGGAGCCGAACCGCCGCAACGTGCTGATGATGGCCGTGATGCTGCCGTTCTGGACCTCGTTCCTGATCCGCGTCTATGCATGGATCGGCATCCTGAAGGACGACGGCCTGCTGAACCACACGCTGATCGCGCTGGGCATCATCCACACGCCGCTGCGTCTCTACCACAGCGATGCGGGCGTCTACATCGGGATGGTCTATTCGTACCTGCCGTTCATGGTGATGCCGCTGTACGCGCACCTCGTGAAGATGGACCTGACGCTGCTCGAAGCCGCGTACGACCTGGGCGCGAAGCCGTGGGTCGCGTTCACGCGCATCACGCTGCCGCTGTCGAAGAACGGGATCATCGCCGGCAGCCTGCTGGTGTTCATCCCGGCAGTCGGCGAGTACGTGATTCCGGAGCTGCTGGGCGGCGCCGACACGCTGATGATCGGCCGCGTGATGTGGGATGAATTCTTCAACAACATGGACTGGCCGATGGCGTCCGCGGTGACGGTCGCAATGGTGCTGCTGTTGCTGGTGCCGATGGCGCTGTTCCAGTACTACCAGGTCAAGGAACTGGAGGAAGCGAAATGA
- a CDS encoding ABC transporter permease subunit, with the protein MIKPSKPLSTGVLAFGFLFLYIPIISLIVYSFNESKLVTVWSGFSLKWYAALLEDDELLTAAWLSLKIGLLTATASVVIGTWAGFVLARFGRFKGFTLYTGMINAPLVIPEVIQGISLLLLFVALEQMFGWPKGRGMVTIWIGHVMLCVSYVAIIVQSRVKEMNKSLEEAALDLGATPLKVFFVVTLPLISQALLSGWLLSFTLSIDDLVLSAFLSGPGSTTLPLVVFSRVRLGLNPEMNALATLFITAVTIGVIVVNRMMIARERRRMADLKAAFAAA; encoded by the coding sequence ATGATCAAGCCGAGCAAACCGCTGTCGACGGGCGTCCTCGCCTTCGGCTTCCTGTTCCTGTACATCCCGATCATCAGCCTGATCGTGTACTCGTTCAACGAGTCGAAGCTGGTGACGGTGTGGTCGGGCTTCTCGCTGAAGTGGTACGCGGCGCTGCTGGAGGACGACGAGCTGCTGACGGCCGCGTGGCTGTCGCTGAAGATCGGCCTGCTGACGGCGACCGCGTCGGTCGTGATCGGCACGTGGGCAGGCTTCGTGCTCGCGCGCTTCGGCCGCTTCAAGGGCTTCACGCTGTACACGGGGATGATCAACGCGCCGCTGGTGATTCCGGAAGTGATCCAGGGCATCTCGCTCTTGCTGCTGTTCGTGGCGCTGGAGCAGATGTTCGGCTGGCCGAAGGGTCGCGGGATGGTGACGATCTGGATCGGTCACGTGATGTTGTGCGTGTCGTACGTGGCGATCATCGTGCAGTCGCGTGTGAAGGAGATGAACAAGTCGCTGGAGGAGGCGGCGCTGGATCTGGGCGCGACGCCGCTGAAGGTGTTCTTCGTGGTGACGCTGCCGTTGATCTCGCAGGCGCTGCTGTCGGGGTGGCTGCTGTCGTTCACGCTGTCGATCGACGACCTGGTGCTGTCGGCGTTCCTGTCGGGGCCGGGGTCGACGACGCTGCCGCTGGTGGTGTTCTCGCGCGTGCGGCTGGGGCTGAACCCTGAGATGAACGCCCTGGCGACGCTGTTCATCACGGCCGTGACGATCGGCGTGATCGTCGTGAACCGGATGATGATCGCGCGCGAGCGGCGCCGGATGGCCGACCTGAAGGCGGCGTTTGCGGCAGCCTGA
- a CDS encoding NAD(P)/FAD-dependent oxidoreductase — protein sequence MTQSFTRRADALARDSYYEATVTRPVVDDPELEAAIDVDVCVIGAGFAGLSTALDCRARGLSVALIDAHRPGWGASGRNGGQAITGFAKDEVIEQQLGADGARAAWSLSLDGVALIAERIARYGIDCDFTRGYLTVATKPRRIDDLRAWMEAATSRWGHPSLAWLDTGEIQARVASTRYLAGVHDPLSGHLHPLKYCLGLADAARREGVALYAHTPALDVVRGARPVVRTPSGEVRCRYVVSCCNAGPGGILPAATAARIAPIASYIIATEPLGQARADALIARREAVCDNNFFLDYFRLSADHRMLFGGRANSAGASPATLAETIRQRMVGVFPQLGDVRVDHAWGGFVDVTRNRAPDFGALDPNFFYVQGFSGHGVALTGIAGRAIAGAIAGDTRAFDLFARVRHRRFPGGDAWRQPALELGMLYHRVRELF from the coding sequence ATGACGCAGTCTTTCACCCGCCGCGCCGATGCGCTCGCGCGCGACTCGTACTACGAGGCAACGGTCACACGGCCCGTGGTTGACGACCCTGAGCTCGAGGCGGCGATCGACGTCGACGTCTGCGTGATCGGCGCCGGCTTCGCGGGCCTGTCGACGGCGCTCGACTGTCGCGCGCGCGGGCTGTCCGTCGCCCTGATCGATGCGCACCGGCCGGGCTGGGGCGCGTCGGGCCGCAACGGCGGCCAGGCCATCACCGGCTTCGCGAAGGACGAGGTGATCGAGCAGCAGCTCGGCGCCGACGGCGCACGTGCCGCGTGGTCGCTGTCGCTCGACGGCGTCGCGCTGATCGCCGAACGCATCGCGCGCTACGGGATCGACTGCGACTTTACGCGCGGCTACCTGACGGTCGCGACGAAGCCGCGCCGCATCGACGACCTGCGCGCATGGATGGAGGCCGCGACGTCGCGCTGGGGCCATCCGTCGCTCGCGTGGCTCGACACCGGCGAGATCCAAGCACGCGTTGCATCGACGCGCTATCTGGCCGGCGTGCACGATCCGCTGTCGGGCCACCTGCATCCGCTCAAGTACTGCCTCGGCCTCGCCGACGCCGCGCGCCGCGAAGGTGTCGCGCTGTATGCGCACACGCCGGCGCTCGACGTCGTGCGCGGCGCGCGGCCCGTCGTGCGCACGCCGTCGGGCGAGGTACGCTGCCGCTACGTCGTGTCGTGCTGCAACGCGGGGCCCGGCGGCATCCTGCCCGCCGCGACCGCCGCCCGCATCGCACCGATCGCGTCGTACATCATCGCAACCGAGCCGCTCGGCCAGGCGCGCGCCGACGCACTGATCGCCCGGCGCGAAGCCGTGTGCGACAACAATTTCTTCCTCGACTATTTCCGGCTGTCGGCCGACCACCGGATGCTGTTCGGCGGTCGCGCGAACTCGGCCGGCGCGTCGCCCGCCACGCTTGCCGAAACGATCCGGCAGCGCATGGTCGGCGTGTTCCCGCAGCTCGGTGACGTGCGCGTCGACCACGCGTGGGGCGGCTTCGTCGACGTCACGCGCAACCGCGCGCCGGATTTCGGCGCACTCGATCCGAACTTCTTCTACGTCCAGGGCTTCAGCGGGCACGGCGTCGCGCTCACCGGCATTGCCGGACGCGCGATCGCCGGTGCGATCGCGGGCGATACGCGCGCGTTCGACCTGTTTGCACGCGTGCGTCACCGGCGCTTTCCCGGCGGCGACGCATGGCGGCAACCCGCGCTCGAGCTCGGGATGCTGTACCACCGCGTGCGTGAACTGTTCTAA
- a CDS encoding NAD(P)/FAD-dependent oxidoreductase, which yields MQTFANQPHVASYYAATANDTTRHAPLAGTIDADVCVIGAGLTGLSAALNLAERGHSVTVLEASRVGWAASGRNGGQLIGGFACDIDTFGQFMPEGDVKRMWDMGLETLSLVKSRIAQHDIDCALVPGYLTAANTERDADSLKRWRDEAAKRFGYDRFHFVEAEELGDYVQSARYCGGLYDPDSGHLHPLNYTLGLARAATDAGVRIHEGSCVTRVRDVSGGHVVETGGGNVRARFVVLACNTYIGTLAPALSKKIMPVGTYVIATEPLGEARAAALMPARAAICDSRFVLDYFRPAPDTRLVWGGKVSYSTREPRDLAAAMRADMLKTFPQLADVKVDYAWGGFVDITMNRAPHFGRIAPTMYFAQGFSGHGVNTTALAGKLIAEAINGQASRFDLFDKIRHRDFPGGEALRTPALVLAMSWYRMLDAFGVH from the coding sequence ATGCAGACATTCGCCAACCAGCCGCACGTCGCGTCCTACTACGCGGCGACCGCCAACGATACGACCCGCCACGCGCCGCTTGCCGGCACGATCGACGCCGATGTGTGCGTGATCGGCGCGGGCCTCACGGGCCTGTCCGCCGCGCTCAACCTCGCCGAGCGCGGCCATTCGGTGACCGTGCTCGAAGCATCGCGGGTCGGATGGGCGGCGAGCGGCCGCAACGGCGGCCAGCTGATCGGCGGCTTTGCGTGCGACATCGACACGTTCGGGCAGTTCATGCCGGAAGGCGACGTGAAGCGCATGTGGGACATGGGGCTCGAAACGCTATCGCTCGTGAAGTCGCGCATCGCACAGCACGACATCGACTGCGCGCTGGTGCCCGGCTACCTGACCGCGGCGAACACCGAGCGCGACGCCGATTCGCTGAAGCGCTGGCGCGACGAAGCCGCGAAACGCTTCGGCTACGACCGTTTTCACTTCGTCGAAGCCGAGGAGCTCGGCGACTACGTGCAGTCGGCCCGCTATTGCGGCGGGCTGTACGACCCCGACAGCGGCCACCTGCATCCGCTCAACTACACGCTCGGCCTCGCGCGTGCGGCGACCGACGCGGGCGTGCGCATCCACGAGGGCAGCTGCGTGACACGCGTGCGCGACGTGTCGGGCGGCCACGTCGTCGAGACGGGCGGCGGCAACGTGCGCGCGCGCTTCGTCGTGCTCGCGTGCAACACCTACATCGGCACGCTCGCGCCCGCGCTGTCGAAGAAGATCATGCCGGTCGGCACCTACGTGATCGCGACGGAGCCGCTCGGCGAAGCGCGCGCCGCCGCGCTGATGCCCGCACGCGCGGCGATCTGCGACAGCCGCTTCGTGCTCGACTATTTCCGGCCGGCGCCCGACACCCGGCTCGTGTGGGGCGGCAAGGTGAGCTATTCGACGCGGGAGCCGCGCGACCTCGCCGCGGCGATGCGTGCGGACATGCTGAAGACGTTCCCGCAACTCGCGGACGTGAAGGTCGACTATGCATGGGGCGGCTTCGTCGACATCACGATGAACCGCGCGCCGCACTTCGGCCGTATCGCGCCGACGATGTACTTCGCGCAGGGGTTCTCGGGGCACGGCGTGAACACGACCGCGCTCGCGGGCAAGCTGATCGCCGAAGCGATCAATGGACAGGCGAGCCGCTTCGACCTGTTCGACAAGATCCGGCATCGCGACTTCCCCGGCGGCGAGGCGCTGCGTACGCCGGCACTGGTGCTCGCGATGAGCTGGTACCGGATGCTCGACGCGTTCGGCGTGCATTGA